Sequence from the Flavobacterium sp. J372 genome:
TCTCGACTTTCTTAACGGAAGTACTGTAAAATTTAATCCCGGCAATAATAATAACTGGATAAAACTTAACCTGAAAGGAACTACAAGCAACTCAAACGGTATTGGCGCACGTGTTGAAATATATGGAATATGGGGCAAACAAATACGTGATGTACGCAGTGGTGATGGCTTTGAGTTCATGAGCTCACTAAACCCACATTTTGGTATTGGCACAGCAACTGCAATTGAAAAGGTAATTGTAAAGTGGCCATCAGGTATAGTTGATACAATAATGAACCCGGGTATAAATCAGTCACTGCTTGTTACTGAAGGCGCTACGCTTGGTTTGGGTAATAATACAGGCAGCGCTTTTATGGTATATCCTAATCCTGCAAAAGATTTTATAGAGATACAAGGAAATAATACTGCAGATATTACTAAGGCACAGATTTATGACCTGAATGGTAAACTTGTATTGTCAGTTAAAGTTGATAATCCCAGAATATCTGTACAAGGCATTTCAAAGGGTAATTATATACTAGTTTTACAAGATAACACCGGTAAACAGCATACGCAGAAAATAGTAAAAGGCTAAAAAACTTCTTTCAATAGAATCCGCTGCTATAGCAGCGGATTTTTTTTCTTAATAAATTGTTAAAAAAAGTAAAATGGCATACCTTGCGCCTTTTTACACTAATGAAAATTAAGATATTAAAATTCGTTGTTGCCATACTGATAGGCTTACAACCTCTGTATGCACAAAAAGATATTGATCCTACCCCGGAAGATATCGCACTTGCAAAATCTTTACATGATAAGTATCCAAAAAATGAGGTCGCTATACTCAGCGACATTGAAATAGTTTCATTCGGATTTGATGATAAAACTCATAATGTAACGGTTAATCATACTATTAACAGCCGTTTAATGAATATAGGCCATCGCGCAGATATTCATAAATATGAATTTTACAACAGTGAATCTGAAGTGAAAGAATTGAATGTTAAGTACCGTAATGGCAAAAAAGCGAAGTTCAAACTTAACGATGAATTTCATACAACTAATGATATATTCTATAGTGACTATAGGGTAAAATATATGGAAATTGATTTTCCTGTACAGGGATACACCTATGATTATGAAATGGTTAAGCATTACAAAGATGTAAAATATTTCACTTCAGTTTTTTTTAATAAAGAGTATCCCATCGTTAAAAAAGAAATGGTAATCATAGTGCCCGACTGGCTTACAGTAGAAATTAAAGAGTTTAATTTCAGCGGTCACACTGTTGACAAAAAAGTAATTACAGATACGAAAACAAAATCTTCTAAATATATCTTTACGATTACAGATCTTCCGGCAATAGCCAAAGAAGAGTCAGCTCCAGGGCCAAGCTACACATATCCGCACCTTCTTTTAATCGCAAAATCATTTAATAAAGGTGGAAAAACAACAACCCTATTCAACTCAACAGCTGATTTATATAAATGGTACAAATCATTGGTAAACGACATTGATGAAAAACCTGAACAACTTAATGATAAGGTTAAAGAACTTACAGCCAATGCTAAAAGTGATGAAGAAAAAATTAAAAATATCTACTATTGGGTACAAGACAATATAAGATATATTGCTTTTGAAGACGGATTGGCCGGTTTCCGGCCTGATGCCTCACAAAATGTTTTCAACAAACGCTTTGGTGACTGTAAGGGTATGGCTAACTTAACAAGGCAGATGCTCAAGGCTGCCGGGTTTGATGCACGCCTTACATGGATTGGCACTAAAAGAATTGCTTATGATTACACTATTCCATCGCTATGCGTTGACAATCATATGATTTGCACAGTTATAAAAGGCGGCAAACGCTATTTTCTTGATGGAACAGAGAAATATAACTCTTTTGGGGAATATGCTGAGCGCATACAGGGCAAAGAAGTTTTGATTGAAGATGGCGACAGTTTCATAATTGATAAAGTTCCTATTGCAGCTGCATCACATAACAAAGAAATTTACAGTGCTGATTTAAAAATTAAAAATGAATCACTTACAGGTGTTGTGAGCAATTTTATGAAAGGTGAAAGCCGGGCCTCTTTTTTATATGGCTACAACAATATTAAGACTGACAAAAAAGAGAACGCACTGGAATACTATCTTTCAGGCGGTAATAAAAACTTCGTGGTATCAAATATCCGGACATCAGATTTATCAAACAGGGATAACCCTATTAAACTTGAATATGATGCCACCTTTAAAAATAAAGTGTCTTATTTTGACGATGAAATTTACGTAAATCTTGATTATAGAAGAGAGTACAGCAGCCTTGACTTTAAAGAACGTAAAAGCGATTATGAGTTTGATTATAAGGAAGATTATGAATCTATAATAACACTTGAAATACCTGAAGGCTATAAAGTTACACAGTTACCACAACCTTACGTTGCAGATAATGGCAATTACTATATAAAAACTTCTTACGAGGAAAAAGGCAAGGCCATTGTTTATAAAAAGAATTTGTATTTAAAACCGGGGCTATAAAGGTTAAAGAATTTAAAGCGTGGGGAGAATCACTTAACAACCTTAAAAAAAACTATAACGAACAAATTACCCTAACAAAGATATAACCTGATGAAAAATAATTTTATAACGTTGCTACTACTTTTAAGCAACATTATACAAGCGCAAACAAAAGAAGAAGTTGAAGCCAGTGTTTGGCCGAAGAATGATCCATATAGTTCAGTCGTAAAAATACCTGAAAAGTGGAAAAAAGAATCGGCAGTTATTATAATTAAAGATGAAAGGTACAGCTTTGACACATCTATGATGATTAATAACAGTTATATGTCTGTAAGAAAAAGGGTTATGCTTCTTGATCAGGCTGCAGTTAAAGAGTTTTCAGAATTTTCAATTACTGAACGTATTAAATACAAGGTTGTAATCATGTTTGGGTCACATGAAAAGAAAGAGCGCGACCTTATGGGCATAAAGGTGATTAAGCCTGATGGTACAGAAAAACGGATAAATGTAGATGAAGTATCAGTTAAAGCTGATGATAAGATAAAGATTGCTGTTCCAAATCTTGAGCCAGGTGACATTATTGACTATTACTATTATACAAATGTGCCTCCTGTTGCTATAGAAGAGAGATTACTTGCTGATGAATATCCTATAATGAATGCAAAAATTACTTTAGATACTGAAGATAATTTTTTCATAAACTTTAATTCTTATAATGGCGCACCAAAAATTAAATCAGTTCCTGAAAAAGGTAAAAAGCTCAAATATGAACTTGTAGCATCAGATATTGAAAAATATGAGCCTAAAAGATGGTATTATCCGTTTGCTGAGTTACCGGCATATAAATTTCATGCTGTACAAAAACAAACAGGAAATTATGCAAAGCTTGCTGATGCATTTGTTGATAATGTAAAAGAATTAAAGAAAACTGTGTCTAAAGAGGATGTTTTAAAATTCTATGATAATAAATTATGGGCATTGGGTAATATAGGAGAAGTAAAAAAATATATAAAACAAAAAGGATACACTTCAACGGAAGAAAAAGTTGTACAAGCATACTATTTTTACAGGCACATGTACTTTACGAGATATATGGAAGCATTGCTGGCATCTGAAGCAAAAATATTTGATGGTACTGAGCTTTATGGAAACGCACCTATATTTCTTGATGATGAATACAAATTTGGGCGCCATATGATGGCTTTTCTGAAAGAAAACAAAATAAAATATGAAATAATTGTAGCAACTGGCAGAGAGAATGGAGACATTAAAGATCTTTTAATACAACCAAATGTTTTAGTTGGTATAAAAGTGTTGACAGACCAGCCAATTTACTTGCAATACTTTGGTATGTATAATACGCCTGGTACAATTAATTACAGTATTGAAGGTACAGATGGCTATGCATTACAGACTCCGAATTTTGTAAAGGGAACAGCCGTTAAAGACACTAAACTGCCTGTATCTTCGTATAAAGATAATAAGATTACTAATATTGCAACTGTTAAACTTAATGATGATTTTAACGGATTTCATTTTCAAAAAGAATCACTCGTTTACGGGCAATTTAAAGAAGGTGAACAAAAGGAAAAATTAAATTTCACAGATTTTATGGATCAGGACAATGAGAGATATGGCACAAAACCTTTAAAAGACCTAATAAGTAATAATAAGAAAAAAGAACAATTTATTAGGGAATATAATGCGCTTAAAACAAAAATTAAAGATAAGCAGAAGAAAGAATTTGAAGAATCAACCGAAGCTGAATATGGTTTCGATATTGACAACCATTCATTTACATTTGTTGATTTTGGCAGGTATGATAAACTACAGCCATTTGCGTATAACGAAAACTTTACAGTAAATAATAACCTGATTAAATCTGCAGGTTCAAATTACGTAATTGAGATAGGAAAATTTATTGGTGAACAGCTTAAGCTTGATGAAAAAGAAATGAATCGTAAAGAAAACATATATTCCATTTTTCCTCGCTCTTATGATGAACAGGTAATACTTACAATTCCTGATGGATACACTGTATCAGGCATTGATAAGCTTAACAAAAAGGTTGAAAATAATACCGGAGGATTTATAAGCACAGCATCGATAGAAGGAAACCAGCTTAAAATTAAAGCATACAAATATTATGCAAACTACTTTGAACCTACTTCAAACTGGAAAGATATGACTGCTTTCTTAGAGGCTGCATACCAATTTACACAGGAAAAGATTTTATTAAAAAAGATTTAACTGCTAAATGAAGAGCCCCTCAATGAGGGGCTTCTTTATTTTAATTATTTCTTCACAATATTCAAATCTTCCTGCTTTCCACCTGAAGTCACCTTTAATAAGTAAGTACCCTGTGCAAGCCCGTCAATATAAAGCTTTGCATCTGCATTACCTGCATTTGAAGCGTCCATTATTTTTCTGCCGTTTACATCAAACATTTCAATTTTATCGATCACCGCTTCTGCCGAAATATTAATAACATCAGTTGCAGGATTAGGCCATGCACTAAAGGCATTTTTGTTATTTCTTTGAGTAGACGCATTTGCATCTACAGTTATAACGCCTGCCATACCTGCATGAAAAATACATACATATGGGTTTGTACCTACAACATTAAACGTCTTAGAATAAGACAGCCCTATACCCTGCAATGTACCGCTGTCAAAATTTTCCGCGCTTCCGGGTTGTGAAGTTACAGTATGCGGGTGTGCTGTTGTCCACATCCACATTACAGTGTCACCTGGTGCAATTGTTTTACTAAATTGGGCAACACCCGCGGTTGTACCCCAGTTAATGTGATGTGTTTGTTGGGCAAAACCAAATGCAGAAAGCATAAGAGCTGCAATAAGTAATGTTCTTTTCATAATTCAATTTTTTAAAATTAATAGCAATATCAAAGTTAAAAAATTTTAACATACTTATAACATTTCCAAAAAAAATGTACTTAATGAAAATTCCTGTAATAAAAGAATTTATTTTATCGAGATGAAGGATGGTTTTTGTATTATCAGCATTTTCGGTATACATTAATTCGAATTTTGCATCATAAACAATTTCATCAAATGTATACGAAGTGCTTATGCCCACAGTATTGCTAAATAAATCATCAAAGGCTTTAATGTATACCATTACCTCACCTTCTACCGATTTAAAATCTTCGGCAGTAAAGCCGTAAAGCGGGCTTTTCTCGTCAATCGGGTGTACAAGTGTCCAGCTAAGAGTTAAGGATCCTATTTTTTGCATCTGCAGCGGCAAGTTGTAGAACTTATTAACAGCAATATCATTTTCAGTAATGTTCATCCCAAGGGTAAGGCGGGCTTCGGCATCAATAAGGTTTGTATTTTTGTGAGGCGCTGTCCTTAACATTAGCGCTGTACCATCTTTATATGGAGATATTAGCGCATTTTCAGAAAATATAAGGTAAGCCTTCGGCCTGCTGAATCTTCCGTAGAATAAACCTGTAGCTATTGCAAAACATAAGAGTCCGGTCAATGCCTCAGTTGCTGCAAGAGCACTGGTAAGAAATCCGTTGGGACTTATATGCCCGTAACCAACCGTTGTAAAAGTCTGGGCACTGAAAAAATATGCTTTGCCAAATTTTAATAATTCAGAGCCTGAATCATCAATACCATTAAGATATTCAACCCCAATTGCATAATACATCAATGCAAAGACAAAGTTTACAGCTGCATAAAATCCTAACAGTACAGATATAAACTTCCAACCAGGCATGGTAAGCATGGTGTGGTACCAGCTTATCCGGCTGAAGAAGGGCATACCGCGTTTCTCTATATTGGCGCTGCCGTCTTTATTAATAAAGCGTCCGCCATAATTTGACGGATTGGTACCGAAACCAGTTGTATCGCTGGTAGCGGCGTTACTATTTATCTTTTTAAAAAATCCCATGATCCTTATTATGACAAACCAAATGTAGGGGAAATTTTTACCTAAAAATAAGCCCCGCAATTGCGGGGCTTAAGCTATAATTATCTGCTCAGATACATTTTACGTCTTGAGTAAAGTTCATAGAACTGGTCATCCTTCAAGTCGTCGATAAAGAGGATGCTCTCACCTGTCGATTTCATTTCCGGACCGAGTTTTTTATTTACACCCGGGAACTTGTTGAACGAGAACACAGGCTGCTTTATAGCATATCCTTTTAGCTGTGGATTGAAAGTAAAGTCGGTAACTTTATTATGGCCTAACATTATTTTAGTAGCATAATTTACATAAGGCTCTCCGTAGGCCTTTGCGATGAAAGGCACTGTACGTGATGCCCTTGGGTTAGCCTCAATGATATAAACCGTATCATCTTTAATGGCAAACTGTATATTGATAAGCCCTACTGTTTTAAGTGCCAGCGCAATTTTTTTTGTATGGTCTTTAATTTGCTGCATTACAAACTCACCAAGGTTAAACGGTGGCAGCGTAGCATTACTGTCGCCCGAATGCACCCCACAAGGCTCAATGTGCTCCATTATACCAATTATATATACATTCTCGCCATCGCAAATAGCATCAGCCTCTGCTTCAATGGCGCCATCAAGGTAATGGTCCAGCAACAGCTTATTGCCAGGAATATTCTTCAGCAGGTCAATCACATGCTCTTCAAGTTCTTGCTTGTTGATAACGATTTTCATTCCCTGCCCGCCAAGCACGTATGAAGGGCGCACTAGCAACGGGAAGTCAAGTTCATCAGCCAGCTTTACAGCTTCGTCAGCGCTTTCTGCCACACCAAACTTAGGGAACGGAATATTAAGCTCTCTAAGCAGCTCTGAAAAACGCCCGCGGTCTTCGGCAAGATCAAGTGCGTCAAAGCTCGTTCCGAGTATTTTTATACCATAACGGTCAAGCTTCTCAGCTAGTTTCAGGGCCGTTTGACCACCAAGCTGCACAATTACGCCTTCAGGCTTTTCATGGCGGATGATATCATAGATATGCTCCCAGAATACCGGCTCAAAATATAGCTTATCTGCTGTGTCAAAATCCGTTGAAACAGTCTCCGGGTTACAGTTTATCATTATGGTCTCATACCCGCATTCAGATGCTGCCAATACTCCGTGCACACACGAGTAATCAAACTCAATGCCCTGCCCTATCCTGTTCGGGCCGGAGCCCAATACCACCACTTTTTTCCTGTCGCTTACAATGCTTTCATTGTGAACGTATCGTGTACCGTCAGCCTTTTCTATTTCTGCTTCAAAGGTTGAATAATAGTATGGCGTTTTTGCTTCAAACTCGGCAGCGCAGGTATCCACAAGTTTGTAAACACGCTTTATGCCCATTTCTTCACGCAGGTTGTATACCTGGCTTTCCAGGCAGCCCATCATGTGTGCAATCTGCCTGTCAGCAAAACCTTTCTGCTTCGCTTCAAGCAACAATTCTTTCGGGAGATTGTCAACTCTATACGTAGATATCTCTTTCTCAAGCAGGTGCAGCTCTTCATACTGGCGCAGGAACCACATGTCAATCCTTGTAATCTCGTGTATGCGGCTTAGCGGAATACCCATTTGTATCGCATCATAAATCACAAATACCCTGTCCCAACTGGCGTGTGTAAGCTTATCTATTATCTGTTCATAATTTTTGTAGCCCTTACCGTCAGCGCCAAGGCCGTTACGCTTGATTTCTAGCGATTGTGTAGCCTTGTGCAGCGCTTCCTGGAAAGACCGGCCTATACCCATCACCTCGCCTACAGATTTCATCTGGAGGCCAAGGGTACGGTCAGCGCCTTCAAACTTATCAAAGTTCCAGCGTGGTATTTTTACAATTACATAATCAAGCGTTGGCTCAAATAACGCAGAGGTTGATTTTGTAATCTGGTTCTGCAGTTCATCAAGATGGTAGCCAAGCGCCAGTTTTGATGCTATCTTGGCAATTGGGTAGCCTGTAGCCTTTGATGCCAGTGCCGACGAGCGTGACACCCGTGGGTTGATTTCAATGGCAACGATGTCTTCCTTCTCATCAGGGCTTACAGCAAACTGCACGTTACATCCTCCGGCAAAGTTGCCTATGCTGCGCATCATTTTGATGGCCATGTCACGCATCTTCTGGAAGGTAACATCACTTAGTGTCATTGCCGGTGCAACCGTGATACTGTCGCCGGTATGAATACCCATCGGGTCCATGTTCTCTATAGAACATATAATCACCACGTTGTCATTCTTGTCACGAAGCAGCTCAAGTTCATATTCCTTCCACCCGAAAAGTGCTTTGTCTATAAGCACCTCGTGTATGGGTGAAGCTTCAAGGCCGCGGGTAAGAAGCTCATCAAAATCTTCTTTATGATGCACAAAAGCTGCGCCTGTACCGCCCAATGTGAAAGACGGGCGTATAACCAGCGGGAAGCCGAATTCCTGCGCTATCTCTTTGCCTTTCAGAAAAGAGTTGGCTGTTTTTGCAGGTGCTGCAGGTATGCCAATCTTTTCAAGCAGCTGCTTGAACTGTTCCCTGTCTTCAGTAATATTTATAGCGTTGATATCAACACCTATAAGCTTTACGTTAAAGTCGGCCCAGATTCCTTTTTCATCTGCCTCAAGGCATAGGTTAAGAGCAGTCTGCCCGCCCATTGTGGGCAATACTGCATCAATTTCAGGATGGTCTTTAAGTATTTCAATTATAGATTTTGTGGTGAGCGGCTTCAGGTAAATATGATCGGCCATAGATGGGTCGGTCATGATTGTGGCAGGGTTTGAATTGATAAGTATCACTTTTATCCCCTCTTCACGAATAGAGCGCGCCGCCTGAGAGCCGGCATAGTCAAACTCACAGGCCTGGCCTATAACAATCGGCCCCGAACCTATGATAAGAACGCATTTAATAGTGTTGTCTTTCGGCATTGTGTTGTAGTTGTTGTGTAGTTTAGTGTGTTGTATGCAAATTTATTGTTTTAAAAAAGATGCGCTTTGAGGGCGCATAAGTTGTTATCAACAAGATATAAAAAAAGGCGTTACTGAATGAGTAACACCT
This genomic interval carries:
- a CDS encoding transglutaminase family protein yields the protein MKIKILKFVVAILIGLQPLYAQKDIDPTPEDIALAKSLHDKYPKNEVAILSDIEIVSFGFDDKTHNVTVNHTINSRLMNIGHRADIHKYEFYNSESEVKELNVKYRNGKKAKFKLNDEFHTTNDIFYSDYRVKYMEIDFPVQGYTYDYEMVKHYKDVKYFTSVFFNKEYPIVKKEMVIIVPDWLTVEIKEFNFSGHTVDKKVITDTKTKSSKYIFTITDLPAIAKEESAPGPSYTYPHLLLIAKSFNKGGKTTTLFNSTADLYKWYKSLVNDIDEKPEQLNDKVKELTANAKSDEEKIKNIYYWVQDNIRYIAFEDGLAGFRPDASQNVFNKRFGDCKGMANLTRQMLKAAGFDARLTWIGTKRIAYDYTIPSLCVDNHMICTVIKGGKRYFLDGTEKYNSFGEYAERIQGKEVLIEDGDSFIIDKVPIAAASHNKEIYSADLKIKNESLTGVVSNFMKGESRASFLYGYNNIKTDKKENALEYYLSGGNKNFVVSNIRTSDLSNRDNPIKLEYDATFKNKVSYFDDEIYVNLDYRREYSSLDFKERKSDYEFDYKEDYESIITLEIPEGYKVTQLPQPYVADNGNYYIKTSYEEKGKAIVYKKNLYLKPGL
- a CDS encoding DUF3857 domain-containing protein, with translation MKNNFITLLLLLSNIIQAQTKEEVEASVWPKNDPYSSVVKIPEKWKKESAVIIIKDERYSFDTSMMINNSYMSVRKRVMLLDQAAVKEFSEFSITERIKYKVVIMFGSHEKKERDLMGIKVIKPDGTEKRINVDEVSVKADDKIKIAVPNLEPGDIIDYYYYTNVPPVAIEERLLADEYPIMNAKITLDTEDNFFINFNSYNGAPKIKSVPEKGKKLKYELVASDIEKYEPKRWYYPFAELPAYKFHAVQKQTGNYAKLADAFVDNVKELKKTVSKEDVLKFYDNKLWALGNIGEVKKYIKQKGYTSTEEKVVQAYYFYRHMYFTRYMEALLASEAKIFDGTELYGNAPIFLDDEYKFGRHMMAFLKENKIKYEIIVATGRENGDIKDLLIQPNVLVGIKVLTDQPIYLQYFGMYNTPGTINYSIEGTDGYALQTPNFVKGTAVKDTKLPVSSYKDNKITNIATVKLNDDFNGFHFQKESLVYGQFKEGEQKEKLNFTDFMDQDNERYGTKPLKDLISNNKKKEQFIREYNALKTKIKDKQKKEFEESTEAEYGFDIDNHSFTFVDFGRYDKLQPFAYNENFTVNNNLIKSAGSNYVIEIGKFIGEQLKLDEKEMNRKENIYSIFPRSYDEQVILTIPDGYTVSGIDKLNKKVENNTGGFISTASIEGNQLKIKAYKYYANYFEPTSNWKDMTAFLEAAYQFTQEKILLKKI
- a CDS encoding T9SS type A sorting domain-containing protein; its protein translation is MKRTLLIAALMLSAFGFAQQTHHINWGTTAGVAQFSKTIAPGDTVMWMWTTAHPHTVTSQPGSAENFDSGTLQGIGLSYSKTFNVVGTNPYVCIFHAGMAGVITVDANASTQRNNKNAFSAWPNPATDVINISAEAVIDKIEMFDVNGRKIMDASNAGNADAKLYIDGLAQGTYLLKVTSGGKQEDLNIVKK
- a CDS encoding ion channel gives rise to the protein MGFFKKINSNAATSDTTGFGTNPSNYGGRFINKDGSANIEKRGMPFFSRISWYHTMLTMPGWKFISVLLGFYAAVNFVFALMYYAIGVEYLNGIDDSGSELLKFGKAYFFSAQTFTTVGYGHISPNGFLTSALAATEALTGLLCFAIATGLFYGRFSRPKAYLIFSENALISPYKDGTALMLRTAPHKNTNLIDAEARLTLGMNITENDIAVNKFYNLPLQMQKIGSLTLSWTLVHPIDEKSPLYGFTAEDFKSVEGEVMVYIKAFDDLFSNTVGISTSYTFDEIVYDAKFELMYTENADNTKTILHLDKINSFITGIFIKYIFFGNVISMLKFFNFDIAINFKKLNYEKNITYCSSYAFCIWFCPTNTSH
- the carB gene encoding carbamoyl-phosphate synthase large subunit, which produces MPKDNTIKCVLIIGSGPIVIGQACEFDYAGSQAARSIREEGIKVILINSNPATIMTDPSMADHIYLKPLTTKSIIEILKDHPEIDAVLPTMGGQTALNLCLEADEKGIWADFNVKLIGVDINAINITEDREQFKQLLEKIGIPAAPAKTANSFLKGKEIAQEFGFPLVIRPSFTLGGTGAAFVHHKEDFDELLTRGLEASPIHEVLIDKALFGWKEYELELLRDKNDNVVIICSIENMDPMGIHTGDSITVAPAMTLSDVTFQKMRDMAIKMMRSIGNFAGGCNVQFAVSPDEKEDIVAIEINPRVSRSSALASKATGYPIAKIASKLALGYHLDELQNQITKSTSALFEPTLDYVIVKIPRWNFDKFEGADRTLGLQMKSVGEVMGIGRSFQEALHKATQSLEIKRNGLGADGKGYKNYEQIIDKLTHASWDRVFVIYDAIQMGIPLSRIHEITRIDMWFLRQYEELHLLEKEISTYRVDNLPKELLLEAKQKGFADRQIAHMMGCLESQVYNLREEMGIKRVYKLVDTCAAEFEAKTPYYYSTFEAEIEKADGTRYVHNESIVSDRKKVVVLGSGPNRIGQGIEFDYSCVHGVLAASECGYETIMINCNPETVSTDFDTADKLYFEPVFWEHIYDIIRHEKPEGVIVQLGGQTALKLAEKLDRYGIKILGTSFDALDLAEDRGRFSELLRELNIPFPKFGVAESADEAVKLADELDFPLLVRPSYVLGGQGMKIVINKQELEEHVIDLLKNIPGNKLLLDHYLDGAIEAEADAICDGENVYIIGIMEHIEPCGVHSGDSNATLPPFNLGEFVMQQIKDHTKKIALALKTVGLINIQFAIKDDTVYIIEANPRASRTVPFIAKAYGEPYVNYATKIMLGHNKVTDFTFNPQLKGYAIKQPVFSFNKFPGVNKKLGPEMKSTGESILFIDDLKDDQFYELYSRRKMYLSR